Within the Candidatus Saccharibacteria bacterium oral taxon 488 genome, the region TTCATAATTGGCAATTTCCGGCCGAGCATTAGAAACCACGCTCAAGAATGTCGATTTACCAGCATTCGGAAAGCCAACCAAGCCAACGTCGGCCAATAATTTCAATTCCAGCTCAGCCTCAAATTCTTCACCCGCCTCGCCAAGCTCAGCCATCTTTGGTGCTTGGCGCGTACTGGACGTAAAGTGCGCGTTACCAAAGCCACCGTCACCGCCCCGGGCAACAACTGCTTGTTGCTGGTCTGCCGTCAAATCTGCAACTACCTTGCCGTCGCGCTTGACCAATGTACCCATTGGTACTTTGATAACCAGCGGCGAGCCACTTTTGCCACGCTTATTACGCTTACTGCCGTCACCGCCATTCTCTGCTTTTAGTTCTGGCCTGTAGCGAAAATTCAGCAGTGTATTCAGGTCTTTGGTTGCCAAAAACACCACATCACCACCACGTCCGCCGTCGCCACCATCAGGACCACCCTTATCAACATATTTCTCATGCCGAAAACTGACTGCGCCGTTGCCGCCCTTGCCAGCTCGCACTAACACTTTCGCTGTATCTACAAACATAATTTTAGTATATCAAAAAGCGCTCCCGAGAGATAGCGGAGGCGCTTTATTGCCTTAGAGCATCCTAGTGAATAAAGTTATACCGACCAACTTCAGACATCGGGATCGTTCGATGCGTCACGACGTTATACCCCGCATAATTCATATCACTAACGTAGATCGTGCCACCTTCAACCCGCTCGACCATACCGACGTGGCCAAGACCGCCGCCGCCCCATGTTGTCTGGAAGATTGCCCCTGGTGCTGGTGTATGATTAACGACAAAGCCTGCCGCCCGAGCACTTGCTGCCCACGACGTCGCGTTGCCCCAGAAGCTACCAATTGGTCGACCAAGTGCTGCCCGCCGCTCGTACACATACCACGTACAGTTGCCAAGAGCGTATCGGTTGCCAACTGATGCTCGAGCGTAACCATAGCTGATACCACTGACTGCGCCGCCCGTTGTCCGCCCTGCATAGCCCCGACGGCCAGAGCGGGACGCCACGTAACCTGGCTGCTCATTTTCTGGCAATACGCCACCCGGCAGAACAATTCGTGTATCTTTGGCTAGCGCCGCCCCATTTGCCAAGTCGTTATACAATGCCACTCGTTCAGGATTTGCTTTATACTTTTCTGCCAATTTTTCGATGGTGTCGCCGTCCTTAACAGTGTAGACCACGCCGTCAACCATCGGGATAATCAATGTTTTGCCAGCTTCAACCGCATCAGATGTCGTATTGTTCGCCCAGCGCACCGTCTGGGCCGTCACATTAAACTTCTTAGCAATCGAGTCAATTGTATCGCCCTGCTTAGTAACATAAGTCTTGATGCCGCGCTGAGCTGATTTCTCAGGCTGGATAATCTGTGGCTTAGAAATAACCTCCGTATCACCCTGAGCCAACTCTTTTTTGATTGACAGCGTTGCCGTCGCTTCACGTAAATCACCGGCAGTTGGCAGATTGACCGTCTCAGCCAGATCGGTTACCGCATTAGCAGCCGCCAGTTGATCTACTGAAACCTTATTTGTCTCATGTGTCACACCAGTAGACGGTGCGACTGGCTGAGAGGCCGAGACTGAGCCCTGCTGAATAGCGACGCCACCTGTCTGATAACTTAGTGCCAGAAATGAAATAACTAATAGAAAGATTCCGCCATACGCCGATATTGCGCTTAGCTTGAGTTTTTTGCCCCGATGGGCAGATGCTTGGTTACGAATAACGCTTCTCCCGTGTCAATGTCTCCATCAACGCTGACTACCGTACTGAGTCTTTCTTCTCGCACAAGAACAGGATGCATTGTCGACCTAATAATTAGTTGATATTGCTAAACGATTAGTTTTCCGCATCCGTGCGACCGTTCTGGTAGGCCCGCGCGCTTACACGGCGTATGCCCTGTATGAACGCAAGCTTATTTCCATTATACGCGATCCTCTCATAATTTGTCAATGCTTTACCCTGTAATACACCTCACCCTTTAGCATATACACCAGCCCAACAACAAAGCTCAAAATGACTGCATGTGGCACCACCGCAGACATCGCCATCATCATCACAAAGAGAATAGTTGCGGGAGTAATATACAACAGTGTCACGACAAGTATGAACGCACATATGAGTGCGAACGGCACTCGCACCATCAAGGTTAGACCAATATTGCGATAACGCAGGCCCCGCCTCTGCTTGATTCTCTCCGCCTCAGATAGTTGGTCGGCT harbors:
- a CDS encoding LysM peptidoglycan-binding domain-containing protein → MTHETNKVSVDQLAAANAVTDLAETVNLPTAGDLREATATLSIKKELAQGDTEVISKPQIIQPEKSAQRGIKTYVTKQGDTIDSIAKKFNVTAQTVRWANNTTSDAVEAGKTLIIPMVDGVVYTVKDGDTIEKLAEKYKANPERVALYNDLANGAALAKDTRIVLPGGVLPENEQPGYVASRSGRRGYAGRTTGGAVSGISYGYARASVGNRYALGNCTWYVYERRAALGRPIGSFWGNATSWAASARAAGFVVNHTPAPGAIFQTTWGGGGLGHVGMVERVEGGTIYVSDMNYAGYNVVTHRTIPMSEVGRYNFIH